A genomic segment from Bacteroidota bacterium encodes:
- a CDS encoding ribonuclease H yields MNNKENIFEIYTDGSCNTELKIGAWAAIILYGSEKIVLTAKEKNTTNNRMELLSVIDAIKFLKNKFEKIELIKIFSDSQYVVRICERKERLKNNNFLTKKGKDIRNVDLVKELIVIIESMNIDFIKVKAHQKKSDKKNYNRDVDMLSRKIVREEVSSSQ; encoded by the coding sequence ATGAATAATAAAGAAAATATATTTGAGATTTATACTGATGGAAGTTGCAATACAGAATTAAAAATTGGAGCATGGGCAGCGATTATTTTATATGGTAGTGAAAAAATTGTATTAACAGCAAAAGAAAAAAATACCACAAATAATAGAATGGAATTATTATCAGTAATTGATGCTATAAAATTTCTGAAAAATAAATTTGAAAAAATTGAATTAATAAAAATATTTTCTGATAGTCAATATGTGGTAAGGATATGCGAAAGAAAGGAAAGGTTGAAAAACAATAATTTTTTAACAAAAAAAGGTAAAGACATAAGAAATGTGGATTTGGTAAAAGAACTAATTGTGATAATTGAATCCATGAATATTGATTTTATAAAAGTAAAAGCACATCAAAAGAAAAGTGATAAAAAAAATTACAACAGAGATGTAGATATGCTTTCACGGAAGATTGTGAGGGAGGAAGTGAGCAGTTCGCAGTAG